In the genome of Virgibacillus doumboii, the window ATGGGAGGCGTCGAAACAAGAGGATTGCTCAGAACGGGTATGCCTTATATAGATGAAACATCTGGTGATGAAGGCTGATATGAATGCATCAGCCTTCTGTAAATATTTTATTAATGGGTTATATCATTGATAAATCAAGGGTTTGGCAGGACCACCGTTTTTTCTTATCCAAATCCATACATAATTTGTTAACATTTTGTAATAATAGGGAAAGAAAGCAAATTTACTTGTTGACATTAAAAAAGGTATACTGTTATAATATAAAGTTTTATTTGACTATTAAACAAGCTTGTGATATTATATAAACAGTGAGGTGGAGTGTAGTGGCTAAAACATTAATCGAAATTAAGCAAGGTCTTGAATGCCAAATTGGTAAACGTTTAAAACTAAAAGCCAATGGTGGCAGAAGAAAAACGATTGAACGTTATGGCACTTTGGCAGAAACGTATCCTTCTGTTTTCATTGTTGAATTAGATCAGGACGAAAATGCATTCGAACGTGTTTCCTACAGCTATGCAGACGTGTTAACAGAAACGGTAGAATTAAACTTTCAAGATGGAGCACTAGCGGCAGAACAGTAAACATACGTTTACTGTTTTTATTTTTGTCTGGGGGAGAGATAAGCAGATGGAATCAATCGAAAATTTATCGACTAATGGAATATGGAGCATTATTAATCAGCAGTTACAGGAAAATAAAAATCCGTATGAAGATGTGAATGCTGTATATGAATTTCAATTAACCGATGAAGAAAGCGGCATCTACCAGTTGGAATTTAAAAATGGAGATGCTTTTGTGTATTATACAAACGAGAAAAATCCGGATTGCACCTTGAAAATGAAATTAAACCATTTCAAAAAGTTCTTACTTGGAAATTTGAACAGTACAACAGCGTTTATGACCGGTAAACTTAAAATTGATGGTAATATCAGTTTGGCACTGAAACTGGAAAATATGCTGAAACAATACGAATTCAGCAAATAAAATATTTCCTTTTTTGCATACATATTACGGGTGTATATTTCTCCTTAATACATAAGCTATAGATGTCGTAAGAAGGACTCTGAATAGAAAGGGGATGTTCTTTCATGGGTAGACGCGGCGGAATGATGTCAGACCAATTGAAAGAAGAAATTGCCAAAGAGTTAGGTTTTTACGACACCGTGCAAAAAGAAGGCTGGGGCGGCATCCGAGCAAAAGATGCCGGAAATATGGTGAAACGTGCGATCGAAATGGCCGAGCAAAACATGAATGGCAGACCCTAAATGGGTTTGCCTTTCTTTATTTTTTGCGTCATTTAAGAAAATGAAACATTACTTAGGAATTTCCATAGATTGCGAACTACTTTGAAACAAGTTGAGTGGATTAACTCCGCTCCGGAAAAACACTTCGCTTTCACACCTCCGGGTACCAAGGCGACATCTGCTCAAAAAGTACGTTTTCGCAGTGTCTTCTTAGCCGTGGGCGGCTGTTGAGCTTTTTCGTACGCTTCTTGTCGCACGTTTTTCTTGAGATGCGGTACTCCTGCGGGTAGGACGGGTTATGAAGGACAATTGGAGGCGAAAACATTGATGAAAAGTGGTTCATCGGGGTTATGAAGGACAATTGGAAGCAAAAACATCGATGAAAAGTGGTTCATCAGGGTTATGAAGGACAATTGGAAGCGAAAACATTGATGAAAAGTGGTTCATCGGGGTTATGAAGGACAATTGGAAGCGAAAACATCGATGAAAAGTGGTTCATCAAGGGTATGAAGCACAAAAGAAAGCCTAACAACTAAAACTTATGAAATCGAGTATATTCTATCTGCTAGGTCAGAGAGCCCCACTTAATAATACTGTTTCGCAGTTTATGTCTACTGCGATGGTAAATATCATTGTGTTTTTCCTTAGTCGCCTTCACTTTTCATATATGGTACAATTTGTTCAGATATTTAAAGTGGGTGACGGAGATGATTTTATTCGAAAGGGCGCCGGCTAAAATCAATTTATCGCTTGATATTCTTGGTAAACGCGATGATGGTTATCATGAAGTGGAAATGATCATGACAACCGTGGATCTGGCTGATCGTGTTGAACTGTACGCTATTGAAGAAGATACAATTGAGGTATCCGCGGATAATCAGTATGTTCCAAATGATGAGCGAAATCTTGCTTATAAGGCTGCTCTGGCTTTTAAAAATAAATATCAGCTTACAAATGGCGTTCATATCGAAATAGAGAAAAACATCCCTGTATCAGCTGGTTTGGGTGGCGGGAGCAGTGACGCTGCCGCTGTATTGCGCGGACTCAATCGGATGTGGTCAGTTGGAGCTTCTCTGGATGAATTAGCTGAGCTTGGGGCAGGGTTAGGCTCTGATGTTCCGTTTTGCGTTCACAGTACAACTGCAATCGGTACGGGGCGTGGTGAAAAAGTCCGTGAACTGGATTCACCCCCGCGTTGCTATGCTGTTTTGGCAAAGCCGAATATCGGTATTTCCACTTGGATTATTTTTGAAAAAGTTGTTGTGGACGAGCTGTTCCATCCCGATACACAGGAGGTTATCCATTCGTTGGAAGACAAAAACTTCACAAATCTCGCTGCCAATGTCGGCAATGCGTTGGAACGTGTGACTTTTTCGTTATATCCAAATGTAGAGCGCATTAAGAATAAAATGGTGCAGGCTGGTGCTGATGGCGTTTTGATGAGTGGAAGCGGTCCGACTGTCGTTGGGCTTGTTGAGCATTTTAGCAAAGCGAAGCGTATTTACAATGGATTACGAGGTTTTTGCGATGAAGTTTATGTTGTTCAACTGCTTGATCGTCGGTAACACTTGATTAAATACGTATAATAATGGTATATTTAATAGTAAATATTCGGCTTTAGAGGTGGATTATGAAAAGAAG includes:
- the ispE gene encoding 4-(cytidine 5'-diphospho)-2-C-methyl-D-erythritol kinase, whose protein sequence is MILFERAPAKINLSLDILGKRDDGYHEVEMIMTTVDLADRVELYAIEEDTIEVSADNQYVPNDERNLAYKAALAFKNKYQLTNGVHIEIEKNIPVSAGLGGGSSDAAAVLRGLNRMWSVGASLDELAELGAGLGSDVPFCVHSTTAIGTGRGEKVRELDSPPRCYAVLAKPNIGISTWIIFEKVVVDELFHPDTQEVIHSLEDKNFTNLAANVGNALERVTFSLYPNVERIKNKMVQAGADGVLMSGSGPTVVGLVEHFSKAKRIYNGLRGFCDEVYVVQLLDRR
- a CDS encoding SCP2 sterol-binding domain-containing protein, which produces MESIENLSTNGIWSIINQQLQENKNPYEDVNAVYEFQLTDEESGIYQLEFKNGDAFVYYTNEKNPDCTLKMKLNHFKKFLLGNLNSTTAFMTGKLKIDGNISLALKLENMLKQYEFSK
- the veg gene encoding biofilm formation stimulator Veg; translated protein: MAKTLIEIKQGLECQIGKRLKLKANGGRRKTIERYGTLAETYPSVFIVELDQDENAFERVSYSYADVLTETVELNFQDGALAAEQ
- a CDS encoding small, acid-soluble spore protein, alpha/beta type, which produces MGRRGGMMSDQLKEEIAKELGFYDTVQKEGWGGIRAKDAGNMVKRAIEMAEQNMNGRP